A genomic window from Centroberyx gerrardi isolate f3 chromosome 14, fCenGer3.hap1.cur.20231027, whole genome shotgun sequence includes:
- the xkr7a gene encoding XK-related protein 7 isoform X1 gives MAAKSDGAPVSLRNEIPPECPSRSDQRSPQCRPAEQRYSLPDCCWTLCALLVFFSDGASDLWLAADYYLRRDYWWFALTLVFVIVPSVVVQVLSFRWFAYDYSETTESGTAAAAVVAASGAESDFSTKDSDERGAGRTAAVGVLPGTGNRGGARGCCRAFMWLFQAVVHVFQLAQVWRYVHALYLGVQSRWRGDHERHHFYWRMMFESADISMLRLLESFLKSAPQLVLQLSIMIQASQVLPLQGLSASASLISLAWMIASYQKVLRDSRDDKLPMTYKAVIVQILWHLFTIGARTLAFALFASVFQLYFGIFIVAHWCIMTFWIIQGETDFCMSKWEEIIYNMMVGIVYVFCWFSVREGRTRCRMLIYSLTVFVENVALTTAWYLYRGPRTSDFYAVIMVCVVASSYALGTFFMFVYYCLLHPDGPISGWGYMVEKEGPVDSLASPASTLPPDLVSSPPRTLQRTKGADREQGSAVDGDVFQVRPARGAQAPVPRLTPRTEGPVIRIDLPRKKYPAWDAHFIDRRLRKTILVLEGAAPVTPRIQYRCLGTPKEMMEYETTV, from the exons ATGGCCGCTAAATCTGATGGTGCACCCGTCTCTCTACGAAACGAAATCCCGCCCGAGTGCCCGTCCAGGTCGGACCAGCGGTCTCCCCAGTGCCGCCCCGCCGAGCAGCGCTACTCCCTCCCGGACTGCTGCTGGACGCTGTGCGCCCTTTTGGTCTTCTTTTCGGACGGGGCCTCAGACCTGTGGCTGGCCGCGGACTACTACCTAAGGAGAGACTACTGGTGGTTTGCACTGACTCTGGTCTTTGTGATAGTCCCGTCCGTGGTCGTGCAGGTGCTGAGCTTCAGATGGTTCGCCTACGACTACTCGGAGACCACCGAGAGTGGCACGGCGGCTGCGGCCGTGGTCGCCGCGTCGGGAGCGGAGAGCGActtcagcaccaaggacagcGACGAGCGGGGCGCTGGCCGCACTGCCGCGGTCGGGGTGCTGCCTGGGACGGGCAACAGGGGAGGAGCCCGGGGCTGCTGCAGAGCCTTCATGTGGCTCTTCCAGGCCGTCGTGCACGTCTTTCAGCTGGCGCAGGTCTGGAG GTATGTCCATGCTCTGTACTTGGGGGTGCAGAGCCGCTGGCGCGGCGACCACGAGCGCCATCACTTCTACTGGCGCATGATGTTCGAGAGTGCTGATATCAGCATGCTGCGTCTGCTGGAGTCCTTCCTGAAGAGCGCCCCTCAGCTGGTGCTGCAGCTCAGCATCATGATCCAGGCCAGCCAGGTCCTGCCCCTGCAGG ggcTCTCAGCCTCCGCCTCGCTCATATCCCTGGCCTGGATGATTGCCTCCTATCAGAAAGTCCTGAGGGACTCCAGAGATGATAAGCTGCCCATGACCTACAAGGCCGTCATAGTTCAGATCCTGTGGCACTTGTTCACCATCGGCGCCCGTACACTGGCCTTCGCGCTGTTCGCCTCAGTGTTCCAGCTTTACTTTGGCATCTTCATCGTGGCCCACTGGTGCATCATGACATTTTGGATAATTCAAGGTGAAACAGACTTCTGCATGTCCAAATGGGAGGAGATCATCTACAACATGATGGTGGGCATTGTGTATGTGTTCTGCTGGTTCAGTGTGAGAGAGGGCCGCACTCGCTGCAGGATGCTCATCTACAGCCTGACTGTGTTCGTTGAGAATGTGGCGCTCACCACTGCCTGGTACCTGTACCGCGGCCCGCGTACCTCAGATTTCTACGCTGTCatcatggtgtgtgtggtggccaGCAGCTACGCTCTGGGCACCTTCTTCATGTTTGTGTATTACTGTCTGCTGCACCCTGATGGCCCCATCTCAGGGTGGGGCTATATGGTGGAGAAGGAGGGGCCGGTGGATTCCCTCGCGTCCCCGGCTTCCACCCTTCCCCCTGACCTGGTGAGCAGCCCCCCCAGGACCCTTCAGAGAACTAAaggggcagacagagagcaggggtCCGCGGTAGACGGGGACGTGTTTCAGGTACGACCGGCTCGGGGAGCTCAGGCCCCGGTGCCCCGCCTCACCCCCAGGACTGAGGGGCCGGTCATCCGAATAGATCTACCCAGGAAGAAGTACCCCGCCTGGGACGCCCACTTCATTGACCGCCGGCTGCGTAAAACCATCCTGGTGCTCGAAGGCGCTGCGCCGGTCACGCCAAGGATCCAGTACCGCTGTCTGGGTACGCCCAAAGAAATGATGGAGTATGAGACCACCGTGTGA
- the xkr7a gene encoding XK-related protein 7 isoform X2 has product MWLFQAVVHVFQLAQVWRYVHALYLGVQSRWRGDHERHHFYWRMMFESADISMLRLLESFLKSAPQLVLQLSIMIQASQVLPLQGLSASASLISLAWMIASYQKVLRDSRDDKLPMTYKAVIVQILWHLFTIGARTLAFALFASVFQLYFGIFIVAHWCIMTFWIIQGETDFCMSKWEEIIYNMMVGIVYVFCWFSVREGRTRCRMLIYSLTVFVENVALTTAWYLYRGPRTSDFYAVIMVCVVASSYALGTFFMFVYYCLLHPDGPISGWGYMVEKEGPVDSLASPASTLPPDLVSSPPRTLQRTKGADREQGSAVDGDVFQVRPARGAQAPVPRLTPRTEGPVIRIDLPRKKYPAWDAHFIDRRLRKTILVLEGAAPVTPRIQYRCLGTPKEMMEYETTV; this is encoded by the exons ATGTGGCTCTTCCAGGCCGTCGTGCACGTCTTTCAGCTGGCGCAGGTCTGGAG GTATGTCCATGCTCTGTACTTGGGGGTGCAGAGCCGCTGGCGCGGCGACCACGAGCGCCATCACTTCTACTGGCGCATGATGTTCGAGAGTGCTGATATCAGCATGCTGCGTCTGCTGGAGTCCTTCCTGAAGAGCGCCCCTCAGCTGGTGCTGCAGCTCAGCATCATGATCCAGGCCAGCCAGGTCCTGCCCCTGCAGG ggcTCTCAGCCTCCGCCTCGCTCATATCCCTGGCCTGGATGATTGCCTCCTATCAGAAAGTCCTGAGGGACTCCAGAGATGATAAGCTGCCCATGACCTACAAGGCCGTCATAGTTCAGATCCTGTGGCACTTGTTCACCATCGGCGCCCGTACACTGGCCTTCGCGCTGTTCGCCTCAGTGTTCCAGCTTTACTTTGGCATCTTCATCGTGGCCCACTGGTGCATCATGACATTTTGGATAATTCAAGGTGAAACAGACTTCTGCATGTCCAAATGGGAGGAGATCATCTACAACATGATGGTGGGCATTGTGTATGTGTTCTGCTGGTTCAGTGTGAGAGAGGGCCGCACTCGCTGCAGGATGCTCATCTACAGCCTGACTGTGTTCGTTGAGAATGTGGCGCTCACCACTGCCTGGTACCTGTACCGCGGCCCGCGTACCTCAGATTTCTACGCTGTCatcatggtgtgtgtggtggccaGCAGCTACGCTCTGGGCACCTTCTTCATGTTTGTGTATTACTGTCTGCTGCACCCTGATGGCCCCATCTCAGGGTGGGGCTATATGGTGGAGAAGGAGGGGCCGGTGGATTCCCTCGCGTCCCCGGCTTCCACCCTTCCCCCTGACCTGGTGAGCAGCCCCCCCAGGACCCTTCAGAGAACTAAaggggcagacagagagcaggggtCCGCGGTAGACGGGGACGTGTTTCAGGTACGACCGGCTCGGGGAGCTCAGGCCCCGGTGCCCCGCCTCACCCCCAGGACTGAGGGGCCGGTCATCCGAATAGATCTACCCAGGAAGAAGTACCCCGCCTGGGACGCCCACTTCATTGACCGCCGGCTGCGTAAAACCATCCTGGTGCTCGAAGGCGCTGCGCCGGTCACGCCAAGGATCCAGTACCGCTGTCTGGGTACGCCCAAAGAAATGATGGAGTATGAGACCACCGTGTGA